The stretch of DNA TGATCTACGGCCGCTGCGGCTCGCTGTTCCCGGTCTTTTCGGCGGGACCGATCTCGACGGCACCGTCCTTCCAGATCGCGTCTTCGACCGCCCAGTACCGTTCCGGATCCAGTCGCCAGCTGGCATACATCGAGTTCATCTCGTAGCTGGCGTTGTCCCACAGATCGGCGGCGCCTGCCGGAGGTGAGCGCACCTGGACCTTGCTGGTTATCTGGCCGGTGCGGCTGCCGGTGATCTGGGTGTTCTGCCGGAGGATCGCCGCAGCCAGGCGTCGCTTGGCCACCTTGTCGCCGTACTTCGCGTACAGCGCTTCACCCTCGCTCAGGGCAGGGTCCTTCTCTGCCGGGTTCAGCGACATCCAGATCTTCTCGCGCAGCACCAGGAAGGCCGGATAGGCTCGCTCGGCGGCAAGGTCTGCCCACGCATAAGCCAGTGCCGGATCGCGCGCCACGCCTGCGCCGTGCCAATACATCAGGCTGATGCGGTGCTGCGAATACTTGTCGGCGTAATGCGCGGCCTTGGTGAAATTGCGCAGTGCATCATTCCATTGGCCTTTCCCGGCGGCCTCGCTTCCGTAGAGGCGGTACAGCTCGTTGGGGAAATTGGCAACGAAGCGGACCCGCTCGTCGAGATCGCCGGCGCTGATGGCGTCCGTGGGGGCAGCGACGGTATCCAGGGATTCCGCAGCCGGCGTGGCCGGTCCAGCGGCGAGTGCGGCAGCGAGTACGACTGAAGTCAGCAATTCCATGTTGCCTCCGGGTCGGTGGGTTCCTGGTTACTTCAGGCCACTTCCAGTTCACTTCCAGGAAGTTCGAGCCTAGCTGATTGCTGTTTGCCCGAATTGGCGG from Lysobacter arenosi encodes:
- a CDS encoding sel1 repeat family protein; this translates as MELLTSVVLAAALAAGPATPAAESLDTVAAPTDAISAGDLDERVRFVANFPNELYRLYGSEAAGKGQWNDALRNFTKAAHYADKYSQHRISLMYWHGAGVARDPALAYAWADLAAERAYPAFLVLREKIWMSLNPAEKDPALSEGEALYAKYGDKVAKRRLAAAILRQNTQITGSRTGQITSKVQVRSPPAGAADLWDNASYEMNSMYASWRLDPERYWAVEDAIWKDGAVEIGPAEKTGNSEPQRP